One Halobacterium sp. DL1 DNA window includes the following coding sequences:
- a CDS encoding 2-hydroxy-6-ketonona-2,4-dienedoic acid hydrolase: MTQTAWVHMLGGSVEYVESENYRTRTLKAGDGEKPPLVLLHGIGGHAETYVRNMLPLAEALEDRAVYAIDFIGHGYSSRPTDIDYHITDYMDHVEEFVHALGHDSAHIHGESLGGWVAGRLGLDRPELVETVGLITTSGVYHIDTSGSVEEDAKAESIEGIEDLYERSMEMLDEELTRERVADRLQWLFVEDVDDELVDIRQAIYSQQANQDAMRIIYETFVEDVKDEEMYFTTAELREMDVPTLVIHTEHNPSAQKELVEYVHEQLPDSEYHLYEHSAHWPQWEEQDRYEADTIDFLQRHT; the protein is encoded by the coding sequence ATGACGCAGACAGCTTGGGTACACATGCTCGGCGGGAGCGTCGAGTACGTCGAGAGCGAGAACTACCGGACGCGAACACTGAAGGCCGGCGATGGCGAGAAGCCGCCGCTCGTCCTCCTGCACGGCATTGGCGGGCACGCCGAGACGTACGTCAGGAACATGCTACCGCTCGCGGAGGCACTCGAGGACCGCGCCGTCTACGCCATCGACTTCATCGGGCACGGCTACTCCTCGCGCCCCACCGACATCGACTACCACATCACGGACTACATGGACCACGTCGAGGAGTTCGTCCACGCGCTCGGCCACGACTCCGCTCACATCCACGGCGAGTCCCTCGGTGGCTGGGTCGCAGGCCGCCTCGGCCTCGACCGCCCGGAGCTCGTCGAGACGGTCGGACTCATCACGACCAGCGGCGTCTACCACATCGACACCTCCGGGAGCGTCGAGGAGGACGCCAAGGCCGAGAGCATCGAGGGCATCGAGGACCTCTACGAGCGCAGCATGGAGATGCTCGACGAGGAACTGACCCGCGAGCGCGTCGCCGACCGCCTCCAGTGGCTGTTCGTCGAGGACGTCGACGACGAGCTCGTCGACATCCGCCAGGCGATCTACTCCCAGCAGGCCAACCAGGACGCGATGCGCATCATCTACGAGACGTTCGTCGAGGACGTGAAGGACGAGGAGATGTACTTCACGACAGCGGAGCTCCGGGAGATGGACGTTCCGACGCTCGTCATCCACACCGAGCACAACCCGAGCGCCCAGAAGGAGCTCGTGGAGTACGTCCACGAGCAGCTCCCGGACTCCGAGTACCACCTCTACGAGCACTCCGCGCACTGGCCGCAGTGGGAGGAACAGGACCGGTACGAGGCGGACACCATCGACTTCCTGCAGCGCCACACCTGA
- a CDS encoding helicase: MAVTDKIYVKNHRQIASQLDTRFPKGAFSGATLDVLFSGDLSELNEATRDKVLDFSQDFLDCGCQSNPYCGHPERKFIRYLLELRAEGLDPESMVSVMTDDYMVYAYPGDLYSFLDNAVRTLEAVEDLADVDGRQDARQRATDRKRELTR, translated from the coding sequence GTGGCCGTCACGGACAAGATCTACGTCAAGAACCACCGGCAGATCGCCTCCCAGCTCGACACCCGGTTCCCGAAGGGCGCGTTCAGCGGCGCGACCCTCGACGTGCTGTTCAGCGGCGACCTCTCGGAGCTGAACGAGGCGACCCGGGACAAGGTTCTGGACTTCTCTCAGGACTTCCTCGACTGCGGCTGCCAGTCGAACCCGTACTGCGGCCACCCCGAGCGGAAGTTCATCCGCTACCTCCTCGAGTTGCGCGCGGAGGGCCTCGACCCCGAGTCGATGGTGAGCGTGATGACCGACGACTACATGGTGTACGCCTACCCCGGCGACCTCTACTCGTTCCTCGACAACGCCGTGCGCACGCTCGAAGCCGTCGAGGACCTCGCTGACGTGGACGGGCGCCAGGACGCCCGCCAGCGCGCGACAGACCGGAAGCGCGAACTCACTCGGTAG
- a CDS encoding mannose-1-phosphate guanyltransferase has product MTRTAAVLLAGGTGTRLYPASRSHRPKQFLALGDDDRSLLRRTADRAAFADELFVVTRESYADRVREEVPEATVLVEPEGRDTGPALAYAASEVLDRTPDATMLCLPSDHVVGEGFRETAETAVDVAERTEALVTLGVEPDRPATGYGYIEPGDDCGDHFAVEQFREKPDAETAERLLERGCLWNAGMFAWTPSTFLAEARNGPLAPVVDGLESGDPGAAFAAVDPVSVDYAVLERAADVRVVPAAFDWDDVGAWDALARLLDGENATLGDSLAIDASGNVLASDDKHVSVVGADDLVVAAFDDRVLVVPTDDAQRVREVVAELREEELF; this is encoded by the coding sequence GTGACCAGGACCGCCGCCGTCCTGCTCGCGGGCGGCACCGGCACCCGCCTCTACCCCGCGAGTCGGAGCCACCGCCCGAAGCAGTTCCTCGCGCTCGGTGACGACGACCGGAGCCTGCTCCGACGGACCGCCGACCGCGCCGCGTTCGCCGACGAGTTGTTCGTCGTCACTCGCGAGTCGTACGCCGACCGCGTCCGCGAGGAAGTCCCCGAGGCCACCGTCCTCGTGGAACCCGAGGGCCGCGACACGGGACCGGCGCTCGCCTACGCGGCCAGTGAAGTCTTGGACAGAACGCCGGACGCGACGATGCTCTGTCTCCCGAGCGACCACGTCGTCGGCGAGGGCTTCCGCGAGACGGCCGAGACAGCCGTCGACGTCGCCGAGCGGACGGAGGCGCTGGTCACGCTCGGCGTCGAACCCGACCGGCCCGCGACGGGGTACGGCTACATCGAACCCGGCGACGACTGTGGCGACCACTTCGCCGTCGAGCAGTTTCGCGAGAAACCCGACGCCGAGACGGCCGAGCGACTGCTCGAACGGGGCTGTCTCTGGAACGCGGGGATGTTCGCGTGGACGCCCAGTACGTTCCTTGCCGAGGCCCGCAACGGCCCGCTCGCACCCGTCGTGGATGGCCTGGAGTCGGGTGACCCCGGCGCGGCCTTCGCGGCTGTCGACCCGGTGAGCGTCGACTACGCGGTGCTGGAGCGCGCGGCGGACGTGCGCGTCGTCCCCGCGGCCTTCGACTGGGACGACGTGGGCGCCTGGGACGCGCTCGCCCGCCTGCTGGACGGGGAGAACGCCACGCTGGGCGACTCGCTCGCCATCGACGCGTCGGGGAACGTGCTCGCCAGCGACGACAAACACGTCTCCGTCGTCGGCGCCGACGACCTCGTCGTCGCGGCGTTCGACGACCGCGTGCTGGTCGTCCCCACGGACGACGCCCAGCGCGTCCGCGAAGTCGTCGCCGAACTCCGCGAGGAGGAGCTATTCTAG
- a CDS encoding rpa-associated protein, with the protein MSNAPTREVARRVFASEFNDAEFTFKESDDERAPLYALLPTGERANRVFVVGTLTETEDIGEDSEYWRGRVVDPTGTFFVYAGQYQPDAASALREMETPTYVAVVGKPRTFETDDGSVNVSLRPESITPVSEATRDRWVVETAERTMERLGAFDEEGNEYVERARAEYGEDVSEYRQAVLQALEDFDVQETESAPDA; encoded by the coding sequence ATGAGTAACGCACCAACCCGCGAGGTCGCCCGCCGCGTCTTCGCCAGCGAGTTCAACGACGCCGAGTTCACGTTCAAGGAGTCCGACGACGAGCGCGCGCCGCTGTACGCGCTCCTGCCGACGGGGGAGCGCGCCAACCGCGTGTTCGTCGTAGGGACGCTCACGGAGACGGAGGACATCGGCGAGGACTCGGAGTACTGGCGAGGCCGCGTCGTCGACCCCACCGGGACGTTCTTCGTCTACGCCGGGCAGTACCAGCCCGACGCCGCGTCGGCGCTCCGCGAGATGGAGACGCCGACGTACGTCGCCGTGGTCGGGAAGCCGCGAACCTTCGAGACGGACGACGGCTCCGTCAACGTCTCCCTCCGGCCGGAGTCCATCACGCCGGTGAGCGAGGCCACCCGCGACCGCTGGGTCGTGGAGACGGCCGAGCGCACGATGGAGCGCCTCGGTGCCTTCGACGAGGAGGGCAACGAGTACGTCGAGCGCGCGAGAGCCGAGTACGGCGAGGACGTCTCCGAGTACCGGCAGGCCGTCCTCCAGGCGCTCGAGGACTTCGACGTTCAGGAGACGGAATCGGCGCCTGACGCCTGA
- a CDS encoding ATPase, with protein sequence MTVAVSWSGGKDCAVALRELRATRGVDVAELLTTVREDVQRSSMHGVRREHHEAQATAVGLPLHVVELPADVDNDEYEARMRAAHDAMAGGGVERVAFADLFLEDVRAYREANLNDSPIDGVWPLWGRDTRELARVFANDFDAVVVCVDDDALDADFAGRTFDRGFLADLPDDVDPCGEHGEFHTFVRDGPGFEERVPVEPTERVTKTVGDGTFHYCELE encoded by the coding sequence GTGACGGTCGCGGTCTCCTGGAGCGGCGGGAAGGACTGCGCGGTGGCGCTGCGGGAACTGCGCGCGACCCGCGGCGTCGACGTCGCTGAACTCCTCACCACGGTCCGCGAGGACGTCCAGCGCTCCTCGATGCACGGCGTCCGGCGCGAGCACCACGAGGCGCAGGCCACCGCGGTCGGCCTCCCGCTCCATGTCGTCGAACTGCCCGCAGACGTCGATAACGACGAGTACGAGGCCCGGATGCGGGCGGCCCACGACGCGATGGCGGGCGGCGGCGTCGAGCGCGTGGCGTTCGCGGACCTGTTCCTCGAAGACGTCCGCGCCTACCGCGAAGCGAACCTGAATGACTCTCCTATCGACGGCGTCTGGCCGCTCTGGGGCCGTGACACGAGGGAACTGGCCCGTGTGTTCGCCAACGACTTCGACGCGGTCGTCGTCTGCGTGGACGACGACGCACTCGACGCCGACTTCGCCGGGCGAACGTTCGACCGCGGGTTCCTCGCCGACCTCCCCGACGACGTGGACCCCTGTGGCGAGCACGGGGAGTTCCACACGTTCGTCCGGGACGGCCCGGGCTTCGAGGAGCGCGTTCCCGTCGAACCGACGGAGCGCGTCACGAAGACGGTCGGCGACGGCACGTTCCACTACTGCGAGCTAGAATAG
- a CDS encoding CopG family transcriptional regulator has product MGNKNKTISFRVNEDTFDALRDIAEERDLSLSAVFRDYVDSLVAHDGKVRVVPENQAEPTDGEEFPPKVEVSKSFVREHERLELEAQHLRDQLEEHKGYIDHLRSQVESDGDVEEVIQLEELDEQNDDEPYQLG; this is encoded by the coding sequence ATGGGGAACAAGAACAAGACAATCTCGTTCCGCGTGAACGAGGACACGTTCGACGCGCTCCGCGACATCGCAGAGGAGCGCGACCTCTCGCTGTCCGCGGTGTTCCGGGACTACGTCGACTCGCTCGTCGCCCACGACGGCAAGGTCCGGGTCGTGCCCGAGAACCAGGCCGAACCGACGGACGGCGAGGAGTTCCCGCCGAAAGTCGAGGTCTCGAAGAGCTTCGTGCGCGAACACGAGCGCCTCGAACTCGAGGCCCAGCACCTGCGCGACCAGCTAGAGGAGCACAAGGGCTACATCGACCACCTCCGCAGCCAGGTCGAATCGGACGGCGACGTGGAGGAGGTCATCCAGCTCGAAGAACTGGACGAACAGAACGACGACGAACCGTACCAGCTGGGCTGA
- a CDS encoding RNA polymerase sigma70: MDGEVPDADAVLTRVGFDADESVLTRRQAEVLALRERGASQAAIADRLGTSRANISKVESSARENVRKARETVGFAEALDAPVHVEVEPGTDLYDVPDAVYAAADDADVKVPLSAPEVMKRVSDVSEDAVTDREVHRHLLVTVTANDELRVRVGPDEAP, translated from the coding sequence ATGGATGGGGAGGTTCCGGACGCGGACGCGGTGCTGACCCGGGTCGGCTTCGACGCCGACGAGAGCGTGTTAACGCGCCGGCAGGCGGAGGTGCTGGCGCTCCGGGAGCGTGGCGCCTCGCAGGCGGCCATCGCCGACAGACTCGGGACGTCGCGGGCGAACATCTCGAAGGTGGAGTCGAGCGCCCGCGAGAACGTGCGGAAGGCCCGCGAGACGGTGGGGTTCGCGGAGGCCCTCGACGCCCCGGTCCACGTCGAGGTCGAACCGGGAACCGACCTCTACGACGTGCCTGACGCGGTGTACGCGGCGGCCGACGACGCCGACGTGAAGGTGCCGCTGTCGGCGCCCGAGGTGATGAAGCGCGTGAGCGACGTCAGCGAGGACGCCGTGACCGACCGCGAGGTGCACCGCCACCTGCTAGTCACGGTGACGGCCAACGACGAACTCCGCGTGCGGGTCGGCCCCGACGAAGCGCCTTAG
- a CDS encoding replication protein A (Replication protein A protects and stabilize the intermediate ssDNA that is generated by the unwinding action of a DNA helicase at the replication fork. In addition, SSBs prevent the formation of secondary structures by single-stranded template DNA.), with protein MSDLSDTAQEIHDEFSEHVDATVDDVEERLQTLVTEYKVPVDEARRSVENHYLDEAGLDRDDLAGGGGNETVQVEDVDEPEQWVDLTAKVVELWEPRSDSVGQVGLLGDPTGTIKFTKWAKSDLANLEEGKTYRLGNVVTDEYEGRYSVKLNKTTSIEEVDEEFEVGDNEDEVEGALVDIQSGSGLIKRCPEEDCTRVLQNGRCSEHGEVEGEFDLRIKGVLDDGRDVHEVIFDEEATEALTGIDLEAAKQMAKDALDTTVVADEMRSSILGRYYRVTGPTFGRYVLANDTEELDAPADPEAVLIKARSI; from the coding sequence ATGAGCGACCTTTCAGACACCGCTCAGGAGATCCACGACGAGTTCTCCGAGCACGTCGACGCAACCGTCGACGACGTAGAAGAACGGCTACAGACACTGGTTACCGAGTACAAAGTCCCGGTCGACGAGGCCCGGCGCTCCGTCGAGAACCACTACCTCGACGAGGCCGGCCTCGACCGCGACGACCTCGCCGGCGGGGGCGGCAACGAGACCGTCCAGGTCGAGGACGTCGACGAACCCGAGCAGTGGGTGGACCTCACGGCGAAGGTCGTCGAACTCTGGGAGCCGCGTTCGGACTCCGTCGGGCAGGTCGGCCTGCTCGGCGACCCGACGGGCACGATCAAGTTCACGAAGTGGGCGAAGTCCGACCTCGCGAACCTGGAGGAGGGCAAGACCTACCGCCTCGGAAACGTCGTCACCGACGAGTACGAGGGGCGGTACTCCGTGAAACTGAACAAGACCACGTCCATCGAGGAGGTCGACGAGGAGTTCGAGGTCGGCGACAACGAGGACGAGGTCGAGGGCGCGCTGGTGGACATCCAGTCCGGCAGCGGCCTCATCAAGCGCTGCCCGGAGGAGGACTGCACGCGCGTCCTCCAGAACGGGCGCTGTTCGGAGCACGGCGAGGTAGAGGGGGAGTTCGACCTCCGCATCAAGGGCGTGCTCGACGACGGCCGCGACGTCCACGAGGTCATCTTCGACGAGGAAGCCACCGAGGCCCTCACGGGCATCGACCTCGAGGCGGCCAAGCAGATGGCCAAGGACGCCCTCGACACCACAGTCGTCGCGGACGAGATGCGGAGTTCGATTCTCGGACGCTACTACCGCGTCACCGGCCCGACGTTCGGCCGGTACGTGCTCGCCAACGACACGGAGGAACTGGACGCGCCGGCCGACCCGGAGGCCGTGCTGATCAAAGCGAGGTCGATCTGA
- a CDS encoding deoxyribonuclease yields the protein MADCPLADECPSFQEQIEGMGCQHYGDRGGMEWCNHYSQPISDLKTAPVVHGEEVVVTVDDMHESGAGVGRQADSGFIVMVDGVLPPARVRAEISEVKSNYARADLIEKLPEEPDDEDEEEGEADDDGENDEESDEEDDGGMQRLGSRDNFWGN from the coding sequence ATGGCCGACTGCCCACTCGCCGACGAATGCCCCAGTTTCCAGGAACAGATCGAGGGGATGGGGTGCCAGCACTACGGCGACCGAGGGGGGATGGAGTGGTGTAACCACTACAGCCAGCCCATCTCGGACCTGAAGACCGCGCCCGTGGTGCACGGCGAGGAGGTCGTCGTCACTGTCGACGACATGCACGAGAGCGGCGCCGGCGTCGGTCGGCAGGCCGACAGCGGCTTCATCGTGATGGTCGACGGGGTGCTGCCGCCGGCTCGCGTCCGCGCCGAAATCTCGGAAGTGAAGTCGAACTACGCCCGCGCCGACCTCATCGAGAAACTCCCCGAGGAACCCGACGACGAGGACGAGGAGGAGGGCGAAGCCGACGACGACGGCGAGAACGACGAGGAGAGCGACGAGGAGGACGACGGTGGCATGCAGCGACTCGGCAGTCGCGACAACTTCTGGGGTAACTAG
- a CDS encoding ATPase AAA, with the protein MPASSPDTEALYEQWSLHDADLFAASERTLRPESAYYGVDAEAVRACLDHAASVVDVDAPDGRGRVVPLHRENDPEPSAEYVRWNPDAGTVGWHDEAFGLDGTDRYTPVDDVVATAVAWRVRFWHPEKAPDGDPFADVDAPPETVTAADPLAGRERRAFFDDLRSVVAGERDAERDATWADHADGDLGQLVGEGAVDGPFVLVSTTDYGADHPAELLVQYAPDDGVSGDVDLVGAFDLYPDNSVVVDAFDAAFPIPARVTDVDGPVVTLQPEWERVDDSGRVAAALDDAEPFWLRTLLNPVPYDRRLDALDAVWETPAKRRLLTGERDLAFGALPSGQRSGVELNGYQRRALGWAVAADDVVCIHGPPGTGKTRTLVAFVAHAVARGERVLVTAHSNQAVDNLLVGDSTPDDAEEGTLHAAVAADSDVTVARYGRHSRNRVVAEQYRGTPVDGADVVAATTNGAAAFDRDAFDVAVVDEATQASRAATAIAHACAEKLVLAGDHRQLPPYSVTEAGEGEMRPSLFETLVERYGDRVAVLLCRQYRMHEAIATFPNEAFYDGRLETADRNADWTLDGFPPVSLVDVAGEERREERGASVRNPQEAEVVVDRVTRLLDAGVSPADVGVIAAYSGQVREIRSRLGTLDRETDGLTVDTVDSFQGGERDAIVVSFARSNPEGNAGFLEHSAEGPRRLNVALTRARKHLALVGDWDTLRSRAAHRDPADSCADTYADLYETLVEMNGVEHAQL; encoded by the coding sequence ATGCCAGCGTCCTCGCCGGACACCGAAGCCCTGTACGAGCAGTGGTCGCTCCACGACGCCGACCTGTTTGCCGCGTCGGAGCGGACGCTCCGCCCGGAGAGCGCGTACTACGGCGTGGACGCCGAGGCGGTGCGGGCGTGTCTCGATCACGCCGCGAGCGTCGTGGACGTGGACGCGCCGGACGGCCGCGGCCGCGTCGTCCCACTCCACCGCGAGAACGACCCGGAGCCGTCCGCGGAGTACGTGCGCTGGAACCCCGACGCCGGCACGGTGGGGTGGCACGACGAGGCGTTCGGTCTCGACGGCACCGACCGCTACACGCCCGTCGACGACGTCGTCGCGACGGCGGTCGCGTGGCGCGTCCGGTTCTGGCATCCCGAGAAGGCACCAGACGGCGACCCGTTCGCGGACGTTGACGCCCCTCCCGAGACCGTGACCGCAGCCGACCCCCTCGCGGGCCGGGAGCGCCGCGCGTTCTTCGACGACCTCCGTTCGGTGGTCGCGGGGGAGCGTGACGCCGAACGCGACGCGACCTGGGCCGACCACGCGGACGGCGATCTCGGCCAGCTAGTCGGCGAGGGCGCCGTCGACGGCCCGTTCGTCCTCGTGAGCACGACCGACTACGGCGCGGACCACCCGGCGGAACTCCTCGTGCAGTACGCGCCCGACGACGGCGTCTCGGGCGACGTTGACCTCGTGGGCGCCTTCGACCTCTACCCCGACAACAGCGTCGTGGTGGACGCCTTCGACGCGGCGTTTCCGATTCCGGCGCGTGTCACTGACGTCGACGGCCCGGTGGTGACGCTCCAGCCGGAGTGGGAACGGGTGGACGACTCCGGCCGGGTCGCCGCAGCGCTCGACGACGCGGAGCCGTTCTGGCTGCGGACGCTGCTCAACCCGGTGCCGTACGACCGGCGGCTGGACGCCCTCGACGCGGTCTGGGAGACGCCCGCGAAGCGCCGCCTGCTCACCGGCGAGCGCGACCTCGCCTTCGGCGCGCTGCCGAGCGGACAGCGCTCCGGCGTCGAACTGAACGGCTACCAGCGCCGGGCGCTCGGTTGGGCCGTCGCCGCCGACGACGTGGTCTGCATCCACGGGCCGCCGGGCACCGGGAAGACCCGGACGCTCGTCGCGTTCGTCGCCCACGCCGTCGCGCGCGGCGAGCGCGTGCTCGTCACCGCCCACTCGAACCAGGCCGTGGACAACCTCCTCGTCGGCGACAGCACGCCAGACGACGCCGAGGAAGGGACGCTCCACGCGGCCGTCGCCGCCGATTCGGACGTGACTGTCGCCCGATACGGCCGCCACTCGCGGAACCGCGTCGTCGCCGAACAGTACCGGGGGACGCCCGTGGACGGCGCCGACGTGGTGGCGGCGACGACGAACGGCGCAGCGGCGTTCGACCGGGACGCCTTCGACGTGGCCGTCGTCGACGAGGCGACGCAGGCGAGCCGCGCGGCCACCGCCATCGCACACGCCTGCGCCGAGAAACTCGTGCTCGCGGGCGACCACCGACAGCTCCCGCCGTACAGCGTCACGGAGGCAGGCGAGGGGGAGATGCGGCCGTCGCTGTTCGAGACCCTGGTCGAGCGCTACGGCGACCGGGTGGCCGTTCTCCTCTGCCGCCAGTACCGGATGCACGAGGCCATAGCAACGTTCCCGAACGAGGCGTTCTACGACGGCCGACTGGAGACCGCGGACCGGAACGCCGACTGGACCCTGGATGGCTTCCCGCCCGTATCGCTGGTGGATGTCGCCGGTGAGGAACGTCGCGAGGAGCGCGGCGCGTCAGTCCGCAACCCCCAGGAGGCCGAGGTTGTCGTCGATCGCGTCACCCGCCTGCTCGACGCAGGCGTCTCGCCCGCCGACGTGGGCGTCATCGCGGCGTACAGCGGCCAGGTGCGCGAGATACGGTCCCGCCTCGGGACTCTCGACCGGGAAACCGACGGCCTCACGGTGGACACCGTCGACTCCTTCCAGGGCGGCGAGCGCGACGCTATCGTCGTCTCGTTCGCGCGCAGCAACCCCGAGGGGAACGCAGGCTTCCTCGAACATTCCGCCGAAGGGCCGCGGCGCCTGAACGTCGCGCTCACTCGCGCCCGCAAGCACCTCGCGCTCGTTGGCGACTGGGACACCCTGCGTAGCCGCGCGGCCCACCGCGACCCTGCAGACAGTTGCGCCGACACGTACGCCGACCTCTACGAGACGCTCGTCGAGATGAACGGCGTCGAGCACGCACAACTGTAA
- a CDS encoding hydrolase, which produces MSVQHDDLTFERLGHASVRIETGDGLVVYVDPWSEVLEDDRRDGDVVFVTHDDFDHYDPDAIDAVASDDADIVVYDAVDTTDLDRNQTALAYDESITVRGVDVQAVPAHNRADGEHVDDDGEPFHAEHEGVGLLLGFDGTTVYFTGDTDFLQAHNHLEADVFVPPIGGHYTMDRHEAAEFAESVDPDLVLPVHYDTFDAIETDAGAFIEDVEARGIYAELF; this is translated from the coding sequence ATGAGCGTCCAGCACGACGACCTCACGTTCGAACGGCTCGGCCACGCGAGCGTCCGGATAGAGACCGGTGACGGCCTCGTCGTCTACGTCGACCCGTGGAGCGAGGTCCTCGAAGACGACCGCCGGGACGGCGACGTCGTGTTCGTGACCCACGACGACTTCGACCACTACGACCCCGACGCCATCGACGCGGTCGCCAGCGACGACGCCGATATCGTGGTGTACGATGCCGTCGACACCACCGACCTCGACCGGAACCAGACCGCGCTGGCCTACGACGAGTCCATCACCGTCCGGGGAGTCGACGTGCAGGCTGTGCCGGCGCACAACCGCGCCGACGGCGAACACGTCGACGACGACGGCGAGCCGTTCCACGCCGAACACGAGGGCGTCGGCCTCCTGCTCGGGTTCGACGGGACGACCGTCTACTTCACCGGCGACACGGACTTCCTCCAGGCCCACAACCACCTCGAGGCCGACGTGTTCGTCCCGCCGATCGGGGGGCACTACACGATGGACCGCCACGAGGCCGCCGAGTTCGCGGAGTCCGTCGACCCCGACCTCGTGCTGCCGGTGCACTACGACACCTTCGACGCCATCGAGACGGACGCGGGGGCGTTCATCGAGGACGTGGAGGCCAGGGGCATCTACGCCGAACTGTTCTGA
- a CDS encoding saccharopine dehydrogenase — protein sequence MTLLVYGAYGYTGELVAETAVERGLDPVLAGRNARKLGEVAARLDCESRAFALDESPESHLDGVDVALNCAGPFVDTAGPLASACLATGTDYLDITGELPVFESLAAHDDDAADAGVTLLPGVGFDVVPTDCLAAHLVERLPDATHLALGFEPHGGLSPGTAVTAVRQAGDGGAVRRDGRIVSVPPAHRERRIDFGNGERTAVTFPWGDVSTAYHSTGVENVEVYVPVPTNARRLLRGVRYVAPVLDLDPVNDLLQRVVRRFVSGPDAETRASGRAFVWGEARDERTGETVVSRLVTPETYALTVDAATATAQRALDGEAPDGFQTPSTAFGADFVLSLDGVERTDE from the coding sequence ATGACGCTGCTCGTCTACGGCGCGTACGGCTACACGGGTGAACTGGTCGCCGAGACGGCCGTCGAGCGCGGCCTCGACCCCGTGCTCGCGGGGCGCAACGCGAGGAAACTCGGCGAGGTGGCCGCCCGCCTCGACTGCGAGTCGCGAGCCTTCGCCCTCGACGAGAGCCCCGAGTCACACCTCGACGGTGTCGACGTCGCGCTGAACTGCGCCGGGCCGTTCGTCGACACCGCCGGCCCGCTGGCGAGCGCCTGTCTCGCGACGGGCACGGACTACCTCGACATCACCGGTGAACTCCCGGTGTTCGAGTCGCTGGCGGCCCACGACGACGACGCTGCGGACGCCGGCGTGACGCTCCTCCCGGGCGTCGGCTTCGACGTGGTGCCGACGGACTGTCTCGCCGCGCACCTCGTGGAGCGACTCCCGGACGCGACCCACCTCGCCCTCGGATTCGAGCCCCACGGGGGCCTCTCGCCGGGGACTGCGGTGACCGCGGTGCGTCAGGCCGGCGACGGCGGCGCGGTCCGCCGGGACGGTCGTATCGTCTCCGTACCCCCCGCCCACCGCGAGCGCCGCATCGACTTCGGGAACGGCGAGCGGACGGCGGTCACGTTCCCGTGGGGCGACGTGTCGACGGCCTACCACTCGACGGGCGTCGAGAACGTCGAGGTGTACGTCCCGGTGCCGACGAACGCGCGCCGCCTCCTGCGGGGTGTTCGCTACGTCGCACCTGTCCTCGACCTCGACCCGGTCAACGACCTCCTGCAGCGCGTCGTCCGCCGGTTCGTCTCCGGCCCGGACGCCGAGACGCGTGCCTCGGGTCGGGCGTTCGTCTGGGGGGAAGCCCGCGACGAACGGACCGGGGAGACGGTCGTCTCACGGCTCGTCACTCCCGAGACGTACGCGCTCACCGTGGACGCTGCCACCGCCACCGCCCAGCGCGCGCTCGACGGCGAGGCTCCCGACGGGTTCCAGACGCCGTCGACGGCGTTCGGCGCCGACTTCGTCCTCTCCCTGGACGGCGTCGAGCGAACCGACGAGTAG